The following are encoded together in the Hydractinia symbiolongicarpus strain clone_291-10 chromosome 14, HSymV2.1, whole genome shotgun sequence genome:
- the LOC130626083 gene encoding uncharacterized protein LOC130626083: protein MRSRNDSPYDYAYSNMAGLQDENTKETCNPYYEHSKDGGLNKDGGKTKHVVIANDDGQSIKSKKQDVTNPSYDTHENKSSEIARNPIYSSSYAVPNIKSDVTSHEYLYPTCQINVSENPTMSEYTYAVSHDVSQNPLYVKNCHEKNPIYVHTDEVKV from the exons ATGAGATCACGAAACGATTCCCCGTACGATTATGCGTATTCAAATATGGCTGGTCTTCAAGACGAG AATACTAAAGAAACCTGCAACCCTTACTACGAACACTCGAAAGATGGCGGACTAAACAAAGATGGCGGTAAAACCAAGCATGTCGTTATAGCCAATGATGACGGACAAtcgataaaaagtaaaaaacaagatGTCACTAATCCTTCCTATGACACTCATGAAAATAAATCCAGTGAAATTGCAAGAAATCCAATATACTCATCGTCCTATGCTGTTCCTAACATCAAGAGCGATGTAACATCACACGAATATTTATATCCGACTTGTCAGATTAACGTTAGTGAAAACCCAACGATGTCGGAATATACGTATGCCGTATCCCACGACGTTTCGCAAAATCCACTGTACGTGAAGAATTGCCATGAAAAAAATCCAATATATGTTCATACTGACGAGGTCAAGGTGTAA
- the LOC130626085 gene encoding uncharacterized protein LOC130626085, which translates to MSYSILIYLFIYFLYLFFISMYKLQYFVCTVLGISTANLLVVVERKRSSSIYQSIDEFTNPYNDTSFCSLRNASCGGVPCTHCSCNTKTVFYSYLHGCKSKMEIEKILKVKLVTFSVRNDIIPLVGEDTLNSCVSFSLPIDGVTDCNLGGMYFINIVTGGIDFQFMDYFELVRNTTRSLCLKYTASKRDLAKAYGMLVKLPLQCKDGNSHLTIPFLMTIEGVYVDNSKTFPTQKTVTTTERTFVTNSPTTVTTEALVRTISTTISTNVSPSVRRETSAAKTETLAVTTETSFSKSTTTLGWITSSKTEVKRRMQSLSYCREVFACFCELANEIKSFG; encoded by the exons ATGTCATATtctattttgatttatttattcatttactttttatatttattcttcATTAGTATGTACAAGCTTCAATACTTCGTGTGCACAGTACTCGGCATCAGTACAGCCAATTTACTGGTAGTAGTAGAGCGTAAACGTTCTTCATCCATATATCAATCCATTGATGAGTTCACCAACCCGTATAATGATACTTCATTCTGCAGTTTAAGAAATGCTAGCTGCGGTGGAGTTCCTTGTACCCATTGTAGCTGCAATACCAAGACGGTTTTTTACTCATACCTCCACGGATGTAAAAGTAAAATGGAAATTGAGAAAATCTTAAAAG TTAAATTAGTTACATTTTCGGTACGAAACGATATTATCCCATTAGTCGGCGAGGATACGTTGAATTCTTGCGTTAGCTTTTCACTTCCCATTGATGGTGTCACCGATTGTAATTTGGGTGGAATGTATTTTATTAACATTGTAACTGGCGGAATTGATTTCCAATTTATGGACTACTTTGAGTTGGTAAGAAACACAACAAGGTCGCTTTGTTTGAAA TACACTGCTTCGAAAAGAGATCTCGCCAAAGCATACGGAATGTTAGTAAAATTACCTCTTCAGTGCAAAGATGGAAATTCGCACCTAACAATACCATTTCTAATGACAATAGAAGGAGTTTACGTAGACAATAGCA AAACCTTTCCGACacaaaaaacagtaacaacaacAGAACGTACTTTTGTTACGAATTCACCGACTACTGTCACAACTGAAGCGTTAGTCCGCACAATATCTACGACTATCTCAACAAATGTATCGCCATCCGTCAGGAGAGAAACGTCAGCCGCTAAAACTGAAACGTTAGCCGTTACAACTGAAACGTCTTTTAGTAAAAGCACAACAACGTTGGGATGGATTACGTCGAGCAAAACGGAGGTAAAAAGAAGAATGCAATCCTTAAGTTACTGCAGAGAGGTTTTCGCGTGCTTTTGCGAATTGGCAAATGAAATAAAGTCTTTCGGTTAA